From one Oceanispirochaeta sp. M1 genomic stretch:
- the tsf gene encoding translation elongation factor Ts, which produces MAVSPADVKKLRDKTLAGMLDCKNALVEANGDFAEAEKILKKKGLASADKRAGRSTDAGAVFTSIVGSTAAAIELNCETDFVAKNAVFSDNGKKIAAYVAENKVSEVNAGVEELVKETISILKENMGVKRISTMEVSDSDCVVDYLHNNGQIGVMVKLSCDSAETAAKDEVKALGMDLALHAAAFNPSYLNRDAVDASYLADQEDIFKGQAATLDKPEKVIAGIIKGKLNKHLSQICFVDQAFVKNDKLSCAQACNEVAKAVGGKIELSEYIYMMVGQEA; this is translated from the coding sequence ATGGCAGTATCACCAGCTGACGTAAAAAAATTAAGAGACAAAACTCTGGCAGGAATGCTGGATTGTAAAAATGCACTTGTTGAAGCAAACGGAGATTTTGCCGAAGCAGAAAAGATCCTTAAGAAAAAGGGTCTGGCCAGTGCAGATAAGAGAGCCGGACGTTCTACTGACGCCGGTGCTGTTTTCACATCAATTGTGGGAAGCACAGCCGCAGCCATCGAGCTGAACTGTGAAACAGACTTTGTTGCCAAAAACGCTGTATTCAGTGACAATGGTAAGAAAATCGCTGCATATGTTGCTGAAAACAAAGTAAGTGAAGTAAATGCAGGTGTGGAAGAGCTCGTAAAAGAGACTATTTCCATACTGAAAGAAAACATGGGTGTGAAAAGAATTTCCACCATGGAAGTAAGCGATTCTGACTGTGTTGTAGATTACCTCCACAACAACGGACAGATCGGTGTTATGGTAAAACTGAGTTGTGACAGCGCTGAAACAGCCGCTAAAGACGAAGTGAAAGCTCTGGGAATGGACCTGGCTCTGCATGCAGCAGCCTTCAACCCCTCCTACCTTAACCGTGACGCAGTAGATGCTTCATACCTTGCCGATCAGGAAGATATTTTTAAGGGACAGGCCGCTACACTGGACAAACCCGAGAAAGTTATTGCCGGTATTATCAAGGGTAAACTGAACAAACATCTTTCACAGATTTGTTTTGTAGACCAGGCTTTTGTTAAGAATGACAAACTGAGCTGTGCTCAGGCTTGTAATGAAGTTGCTAAAGCTGTTGGTGGAAAAATTGAACTTTCTGAATACATCTATATGATGGTTGGTCAGGAAGCATAA
- the frr gene encoding ribosome recycling factor, giving the protein MDTVKKSAEDRMRKTVKALKEEFNTIRTGRASASLFDKINVEYYGTPTPLNQVANISIPEARLIVIQPFDKNALGDIEKAIQTSELSLNPNNDGKVIRINIPPLTEERRKDLVKQSKNVGEHSRVSVRNIRRDVNDLIKKGDFTEDEQKKGMDEVQKLTDQYIKEIGTIIDDKEKEIMEI; this is encoded by the coding sequence ATGGATACTGTAAAGAAATCAGCAGAAGACAGAATGAGAAAAACTGTTAAGGCACTTAAAGAAGAATTTAACACAATCAGAACAGGTAGAGCCTCTGCCAGTCTCTTTGACAAAATCAATGTGGAGTATTATGGAACTCCCACACCCCTCAATCAGGTGGCAAATATCTCCATACCCGAAGCTAGACTGATAGTCATTCAGCCCTTTGACAAAAATGCCCTGGGTGATATTGAAAAAGCTATCCAGACATCTGAGCTTTCATTAAATCCGAATAACGACGGAAAAGTAATCCGTATCAATATACCTCCCCTAACTGAGGAAAGACGTAAGGACCTGGTTAAACAGTCCAAAAATGTCGGTGAACATAGCCGTGTATCTGTCAGAAACATTCGTCGTGATGTAAATGATCTGATCAAGAAAGGTGATTTTACCGAGGATGAGCAGAAAAAAGGGATGGATGAAGTTCAAAAGCTGACCGACCAGTACATCAAAGAGATCGGTACCATTATTGATGATAAAGAAAAGGAAATAATGGAGATTTAA
- the uppS gene encoding polyprenyl diphosphate synthase, translating into MASQESIPSHIGIIMDGNGRWAKQRGQIRSAGHREGLNAAKAIVKAASDMGLQNLSLYVFSTENWKRTEDEVSFLMVLIKSYLKKEYQFYKDNSIRVVHSGDLSRLPEDIQKEIKTVKEQTSHFTGLTVNLLINYGGQDEVVRSVNSHIKTNPGQAITAEILWSSLDNPDLPPVDLLIRTGGEKRISNFLIWQTAYSELYFSDKLWPDWTGEDLQLAVDSFSNRERRFGGVK; encoded by the coding sequence ATGGCTTCACAGGAAAGTATTCCATCCCATATAGGGATAATAATGGACGGTAACGGCCGCTGGGCAAAGCAGCGCGGTCAGATCCGCTCCGCTGGTCATCGGGAAGGACTTAATGCGGCAAAGGCAATTGTCAAAGCCGCATCGGATATGGGCTTACAAAACCTGTCTCTCTATGTTTTTTCCACTGAGAACTGGAAAAGAACCGAAGATGAAGTCTCATTCCTTATGGTTCTGATTAAAAGTTACCTGAAAAAGGAATATCAGTTCTATAAGGATAATTCCATTCGTGTCGTTCACAGCGGAGACCTGAGCCGTCTTCCTGAAGATATTCAGAAAGAGATTAAAACCGTAAAGGAACAGACCTCTCATTTCACAGGTCTTACAGTCAATCTTTTGATTAACTACGGTGGTCAGGATGAAGTAGTCAGATCTGTGAACAGTCATATTAAGACGAATCCGGGACAGGCTATTACTGCTGAAATACTGTGGTCGTCTCTGGACAATCCTGATCTTCCTCCTGTGGATCTTCTGATCCGTACGGGTGGAGAAAAAAGGATCAGTAACTTTCTTATCTGGCAGACTGCTTATTCCGAGCTTTATTTTTCTGATAAGCTTTGGCCCGATTGGACAGGAGAAGATCTGCAGCTAGCTGTAGATTCATTTTCGAACCGCGAAAGACGATTCGGCGGAGTTAAATAA